One genomic window of Clostridium taeniosporum includes the following:
- a CDS encoding NAD(P)H-dependent flavin oxidoreductase, translated as MKFSSLKIGNLISHLPIIQGGMGIGVSASKLASAVANAGGIGIISSAQLGYKDPKFNKDALTANLNALKEHITIAKKNAPNGIIGVNIMVASSNYAEYVKTAINSGIDLIISGAGLPTMLPKIAKGSKVKLAPIVSSLKSAKVILKLWDRHDNVAPDLVIIEGPKAGGHLGFKEEDLKNENLNFDDTVIQIIEETKKYSEKYNKEIPVVVAGGVYDGYDIAKYLKLGANGVQMATRFVATYECDASQEFKDAYINCSKEDISIVKSPVGMPGRAIKNDFIKKTQLGREKITKCYNCLTPCDPKVTPYCISKALMNAVNGNINDGLIFCGENASRIDKMMSVKELMTELEEDLKKA; from the coding sequence ATGAAATTTAGTTCACTTAAGATAGGAAATTTAATATCACACCTTCCAATAATACAAGGTGGAATGGGAATAGGAGTATCTGCTTCAAAGCTTGCTTCTGCTGTAGCTAATGCTGGAGGAATTGGAATTATATCTTCTGCGCAATTAGGCTATAAAGATCCTAAATTTAATAAAGATGCCTTAACTGCAAATTTAAATGCTTTAAAAGAACATATAACAATAGCTAAGAAAAATGCTCCTAATGGAATAATAGGTGTTAATATAATGGTTGCAAGCAGTAATTATGCTGAATATGTGAAAACTGCTATTAATTCAGGTATTGATTTAATAATATCAGGTGCCGGACTTCCAACAATGCTTCCTAAGATAGCAAAAGGTTCAAAAGTCAAACTTGCACCTATAGTTTCATCATTAAAATCAGCAAAAGTAATATTAAAATTATGGGATAGACATGATAATGTAGCTCCTGATTTAGTAATTATAGAAGGTCCTAAAGCAGGTGGACATTTAGGATTTAAAGAAGAAGATTTAAAAAATGAAAATTTAAATTTTGATGATACTGTTATTCAAATAATTGAAGAAACAAAAAAATATAGTGAAAAATATAATAAAGAAATTCCTGTTGTAGTAGCAGGTGGTGTTTATGATGGTTATGATATTGCTAAATATCTTAAACTAGGTGCAAATGGCGTACAAATGGCAACAAGATTTGTAGCTACTTATGAATGTGATGCTTCTCAGGAATTTAAAGATGCATACATTAATTGTTCAAAGGAAGATATAAGTATTGTAAAAAGTCCAGTTGGCATGCCTGGTAGAGCAATTAAAAATGATTTTATAAAAAAGACACAATTAGGAAGAGAAAAAATAACTAAATGTTATAATTGCTTAACTCCTTGTGATCCAAAGGTAACTCCTTACTGTATAAGTAAAGCGCTTATGAATGCAGTTAATGGAAACATTAATGACGGACTTATATTTTGTGGTGAAAATGCAAGTAGAATTGATAAAATGATGTCTGTTAAAGAACTTATGACTGAATTAGAAGAAGATTTAAAAAAAGCTTAA
- a CDS encoding alpha/beta-type small acid-soluble spore protein, whose translation MSNSVLVPEAKQGLARFKNEVANELGVPFSEYNGDLSSRQCGSVGGEMVKRMVQQYENSIQ comes from the coding sequence ATGTCAAACAGCGTATTAGTTCCAGAAGCAAAACAAGGATTAGCTAGATTCAAGAACGAAGTAGCTAATGAACTAGGAGTACCATTTAGTGAATATAATGGTGATCTAAGTTCAAGACAATGTGGTTCCGTAGGTGGCGAAATGGTTAAAAGAATGGTACAACAATACGAAAACTCAATTCAGTAA
- a CDS encoding B12-binding domain-containing radical SAM protein — translation MTKKIKVALVSPSSEKVQISSMENLALAYLAASLRSKNFEVDIIDAGMYLYNNDYIVDRILNNNIKLLAISLSSAYFIKSAKELINKIRDAEIDCHITIGGYLPTSYPEILLELNVDSLLYGEGDFSISELAERIENGYKWNNMKSLIYKENNKLIINESYDRIDNLDVLPFPERDNLKYILNRGGVAAVSTSRGCYGNCSFCLIQSNFAKQHGQKEWTGRSGENIIDEIESLFIKYGTNEIWFMDPNFIGPIGKGSERALEMCKEIKERDIKFTFTIECRTDDVIKNKELLKKLVEVGLRRVFLGIESGVQECLDLYNKGVTVKENKEAVEILRDLGVSMHAGFIYYDPTTTLEEIRENIDFIREIGTKDISFPGIGRNLLGLLHGTPITNLMKSNGITPNLLGTNYKLNPKVREIYLLMNKCLDRYAEIRLAERITWRDIYIMNNDYEGNEIVTRIKENINTFVLNVMEKIAKYFIINENYEVKDLLVYYEKVIKESDEKIKVLKELINIENDYRKSKGYFYDI, via the coding sequence TTGACAAAAAAAATAAAAGTTGCACTAGTATCACCGTCAAGTGAAAAAGTTCAAATATCTAGTATGGAAAATTTGGCACTAGCATATTTAGCAGCTTCATTAAGAAGTAAAAATTTTGAGGTTGATATTATAGATGCAGGCATGTATCTATATAATAATGATTATATAGTGGATCGTATTTTAAATAATAATATTAAGCTTTTAGCAATTTCTTTATCCAGTGCTTATTTTATAAAAAGTGCGAAGGAACTTATTAATAAAATAAGAGATGCTGAAATAGATTGTCATATAACTATAGGAGGGTATTTGCCTACTTCGTATCCAGAAATTTTACTAGAATTAAATGTAGATAGCTTACTATATGGAGAAGGAGATTTTTCAATTAGTGAATTAGCTGAAAGAATAGAAAATGGATATAAATGGAATAATATGAAATCTCTAATCTACAAAGAAAATAATAAGTTAATAATAAATGAATCATATGATAGAATTGACAATCTTGATGTACTTCCATTCCCAGAAAGGGATAATTTAAAGTATATTTTGAATAGAGGTGGAGTAGCTGCAGTATCAACAAGTAGAGGGTGTTATGGAAATTGTTCATTTTGTCTAATACAATCTAATTTTGCTAAACAACATGGTCAAAAAGAATGGACTGGGAGAAGTGGGGAAAATATAATAGATGAAATAGAAAGTTTATTTATTAAGTATGGAACAAATGAAATATGGTTTATGGATCCTAATTTTATAGGACCGATTGGAAAGGGATCTGAGCGAGCACTTGAGATGTGCAAGGAAATAAAAGAAAGGGATATTAAATTTACATTTACTATAGAATGTAGAACAGATGATGTTATAAAAAATAAGGAATTATTAAAAAAATTAGTAGAGGTAGGGTTAAGAAGAGTATTTCTAGGAATAGAATCTGGTGTTCAAGAATGTTTGGATTTATATAACAAAGGAGTTACAGTCAAAGAAAACAAAGAGGCTGTAGAAATATTAAGAGATTTAGGGGTGTCTATGCATGCAGGGTTTATATACTATGATCCAACAACAACCTTGGAGGAAATAAGAGAAAATATTGATTTTATTAGAGAAATAGGAACAAAAGACATATCTTTTCCTGGAATAGGAAGAAATTTACTGGGATTATTACATGGAACACCAATTACAAATTTAATGAAATCTAATGGAATAACCCCAAATTTGTTGGGTACGAACTATAAGTTAAATCCAAAGGTAAGAGAAATTTACTTATTAATGAATAAATGTTTAGATAGATATGCTGAAATTAGATTAGCAGAAAGAATTACCTGGAGAGATATATATATTATGAATAATGATTATGAAGGTAATGAAATTGTTACAAGAATAAAAGAGAATATAAATACATTTGTATTAAATGTAATGGAAAAGATAGCAAAGTACTTTATTATAAATGAAAATTATGAGGTTAAAGATTTATTAGTATATTATGAGAAAGTTATTAAAGAATCTGATGAAAAAATAAAAGTATTAAAAGAATTAATTAACATTGAAAATGATTACAGAAAAAGTAAAGGCTATTTTTATGATATTTAA
- a CDS encoding radical SAM protein: MLKETLYELLEKFPETHKSIIIKADVANRGLKLNKDIVELKDHYRNFFSLDDGTSIIANYQEESPYKIIKKDQKYVLVYNNENLGNVNFTKLPMYIKENKDSYLNTQYLVRGETCVYIYPISACSYFFKNDECRYCGFNNVWDKHLKGKIDMITNIDECVKLINMGIKECGLHHVKLTGGSLYDLKKEADVYINFVKAIREKTQIEEIYAYPQALKKEDSKRLYEAGVRQVCYDMEIWDENLWPIILPGKTKTVGRTEWLKRLTDAVEIFGRGNVVTSFVAGYELAHPDGFKDVNEAIQSNIEGFDWLIRNGIEPTFFPWSPEMPSSKTSHGRNILNLRITEVPTSYYLKLGMELHNLFIKYDMYKDLGYDELGRNSKRDRLVCYKCGYHSISQDYPRLIQNK, translated from the coding sequence TTGCTTAAAGAAACACTTTACGAGTTGTTGGAAAAGTTTCCTGAGACGCATAAATCTATAATTATAAAGGCAGATGTAGCAAATAGAGGATTAAAGCTTAATAAGGATATTGTTGAATTAAAAGATCATTATAGAAATTTTTTTTCACTAGATGATGGGACAAGTATAATTGCTAATTATCAAGAAGAAAGTCCTTATAAAATAATTAAAAAGGATCAAAAGTATGTATTGGTATATAATAATGAAAATTTAGGAAATGTTAATTTCACTAAATTACCTATGTATATAAAAGAAAATAAAGATAGTTATTTAAATACTCAATACCTAGTTAGAGGTGAAACATGTGTATATATATATCCAATAAGTGCATGTTCATACTTTTTTAAAAATGATGAATGTAGGTATTGTGGATTTAATAACGTTTGGGATAAACATTTAAAAGGAAAAATTGATATGATAACTAACATTGACGAATGTGTAAAACTAATAAACATGGGCATAAAAGAATGTGGACTTCACCATGTAAAACTTACTGGGGGTTCATTATATGATTTAAAAAAAGAGGCAGATGTATATATTAACTTTGTAAAAGCTATTCGAGAGAAAACTCAAATTGAAGAAATTTATGCATATCCTCAAGCACTAAAGAAAGAAGATAGTAAAAGGCTTTATGAAGCTGGAGTACGTCAAGTTTGTTATGATATGGAGATATGGGATGAAAATCTATGGCCAATAATTTTGCCAGGTAAAACTAAAACTGTTGGTAGAACTGAATGGTTAAAAAGATTAACTGATGCAGTTGAGATTTTTGGAAGAGGTAATGTTGTAACTAGTTTTGTAGCAGGATATGAACTAGCACATCCAGATGGATTTAAAGATGTTAATGAGGCAATTCAATCGAATATTGAAGGTTTCGATTGGCTCATAAGAAATGGAATTGAACCTACATTCTTTCCATGGAGTCCAGAAATGCCAAGTTCAAAAACTTCACATGGAAGAAATATTTTAAATTTAAGAATTACAGAAGTACCAACAAGTTATTATTTAAAATTAGGAATGGAATTACATAATCTTTTTATTAAGTATGATATGTATAAGGATTTAGGATATGATGAATTAGGAAGAAATTCAAAGCGAGATAGGTTAGTTTGTTATAAATGTGGATATCATAGTATATCTCAAGATTATCCTAGATTAATTCAAAATAAATAA
- a CDS encoding MFS transporter has translation MKNLFRTRELFYFTLYSILSCLTFESPIFVVFLVGKGITYSQVTYLFALYSFLVFAFEYVTGIIADKYSRKSTLMFSTAFLILGEMFFVMGSNIYYFMVGMVFMSVSVASKSGADMAYIYDKFIELKQQDSFDDFISNLGSAMFIASAFVFISGSFLTKFGSSLPFIGTIIAYLFCLLILFKFKEPLRESKEVSAKNIIKKNVITILYNKVLLGVILVSLLVVPSYHLLDSLLQPYLESNNIGVEFFGLFYFLFTIAESTGAKISGNLNKKFNFNEILVITAFIVSFGFLIMSLTNSLVVYITPIILGISFGIYCTINSIAVNKLIESDIRASLYSLQHALTKVVQGVFLLLIGLSIDRFSLRTSFLYIGLILIIGIATIFLVCNNKVKFNYNKKNENNKVGAE, from the coding sequence ATGAAGAATTTATTTAGAACGCGGGAGTTATTCTATTTTACTTTGTATTCAATTCTTAGCTGTTTAACGTTTGAATCGCCGATATTTGTTGTATTTTTAGTTGGTAAGGGGATAACTTATTCACAAGTAACATATTTATTTGCTTTATATTCTTTTTTAGTATTCGCATTTGAATATGTGACTGGTATTATTGCAGATAAATACTCAAGAAAAAGTACATTGATGTTTAGTACTGCCTTCTTAATACTAGGGGAAATGTTTTTTGTTATGGGAAGTAATATTTATTACTTTATGGTAGGTATGGTTTTTATGTCAGTAAGTGTTGCTTCAAAAAGTGGAGCTGATATGGCTTATATTTATGATAAGTTTATTGAATTAAAACAACAGGATAGTTTTGATGACTTTATAAGTAATTTAGGAAGTGCCATGTTTATTGCTTCAGCTTTTGTATTCATAAGCGGATCTTTTTTAACTAAGTTTGGAAGTTCTTTGCCTTTCATTGGAACAATTATAGCATATTTATTTTGTTTATTGATTTTATTTAAATTTAAAGAACCATTAAGAGAGTCTAAAGAAGTATCAGCAAAGAATATAATTAAAAAGAATGTTATTACTATTTTATATAATAAAGTTTTATTGGGTGTTATTTTAGTTTCATTGCTTGTAGTACCAAGTTATCATTTATTAGATTCTCTTTTACAGCCGTATTTAGAATCTAATAATATAGGTGTAGAGTTCTTTGGACTATTTTACTTTTTATTCACAATAGCTGAATCGACTGGAGCAAAAATTAGTGGTAACTTAAATAAAAAGTTTAATTTTAATGAGATATTAGTTATAACAGCATTTATAGTATCATTTGGATTTTTAATAATGTCATTGACAAACAGTTTAGTGGTATATATAACGCCAATTATTTTAGGTATATCTTTTGGTATTTATTGTACAATTAATAGTATTGCTGTAAATAAGTTAATAGAATCAGATATAAGAGCTTCATTATATTCATTGCAACATGCATTAACTAAAGTAGTACAAGGAGTATTTCTTTTATTAATTGGTTTATCAATAGATAGGTTTTCTTTAAGAACAAGTTTTTTATATATTGGGTTAATTTTGATTATAGGTATAGCAACAATTTTTTTAGTATGTAACAATAAGGTTAAATTTAACTATAATAAAAAAAATGAAAACAATAAAGTAGGAGCAGAGTAA
- a CDS encoding chorismate mutase — MNYYELEYETNNVSDLYNIVKENFENTSLSYFNIEKKNLIAIVGINLKNAVNNEYTIDNFDKYVGNVFYELKITNESLEVEIKDNQMLKLNDYIISFYLNNFSTVYIYDVKNNRRYWIYDEIREVNSIKSLEKSLIRRNCNYKSEFYILGDSISILDEKSTAVYNECLNSQTKVLKSKFLASYIGEDCRFMNIAKVKNDFDVYMYFNFKTSYIIQLTEKAYQAENQIEFRSKVKSINIIKFLENKLESKLLFFIDNNIAHKEEYANFMNLIESIKEIFNYFNILKEYRQKIDFLDSEIISLLDQRFRVIQYVSEIKKKHDISIMQNERVNTMIKKRQLMVKNNNNITSEFIKELYKLIIKHSMVMESKHITDML; from the coding sequence ATGAATTATTATGAATTGGAATATGAGACGAATAATGTGAGTGACTTATATAATATTGTTAAAGAAAATTTTGAAAATACGTCATTATCATATTTTAATATAGAAAAGAAAAATCTAATAGCAATTGTAGGGATTAATTTAAAAAACGCTGTAAATAATGAATATACAATTGATAATTTTGATAAATATGTAGGAAATGTTTTTTATGAATTAAAGATTACTAATGAAAGTTTAGAAGTAGAAATTAAAGATAACCAGATGCTAAAGCTTAATGATTATATAATATCATTTTACTTAAATAATTTTTCAACGGTATATATATATGATGTTAAAAACAATAGGAGATATTGGATTTACGATGAAATAAGAGAAGTAAATAGTATAAAAAGTTTAGAAAAGTCATTAATTAGAAGAAATTGTAATTATAAAAGTGAATTTTATATATTAGGAGATAGTATAAGCATATTAGATGAAAAATCTACAGCAGTATATAATGAATGCTTAAATTCTCAGACTAAAGTCTTAAAGAGTAAATTTTTAGCGTCATATATAGGAGAAGATTGTAGGTTTATGAATATAGCAAAAGTTAAAAATGATTTTGATGTATATATGTATTTTAATTTTAAAACTTCTTATATTATACAACTTACTGAAAAAGCGTATCAGGCTGAAAATCAAATAGAATTTAGGAGCAAAGTTAAGAGTATTAATATTATAAAGTTCCTAGAAAATAAATTAGAGTCTAAGCTGCTTTTTTTTATAGATAATAATATTGCTCATAAAGAAGAATATGCTAATTTTATGAATTTGATTGAATCAATTAAAGAAATATTTAATTATTTTAATATTTTGAAAGAGTATAGACAGAAAATTGATTTTCTAGATTCTGAAATCATTTCTTTATTAGACCAAAGGTTTCGAGTAATACAATATGTTTCAGAAATAAAGAAGAAACATGATATTTCTATAATGCAAAATGAGCGAGTAAACACAATGATTAAGAAAAGGCAGTTGATGGTAAAAAATAACAACAATATTACTTCAGAGTTTATTAAAGAGCTGTATAAATTAATTATAAAACATTCTATGGTTATGGAAAGTAAACATATTACAGATATGCTTTAA
- a CDS encoding anthranilate synthase component II yields MILMIDNYDSFTYNLVQYLEVLNEEVLVFRNNRITLEEIEKLNPFIIVLSPGPCTPKEAGICLDIVNTFKGRIPILGICLGHQVIGEAFGGNIICASAPVHGKVHNITHVNKSVFKSLKNPLKATRYHSLAIERETLPRCLEVIAETEDGVIMGIRHKEFLIVGIQYHPEAVLTEMGNELLSNFLAMAKNMRDKGQAKC; encoded by the coding sequence ATGATACTTATGATTGATAACTATGATTCATTTACGTATAATTTAGTCCAATATTTAGAGGTTTTAAATGAAGAAGTATTAGTCTTTAGAAATAATAGGATTACATTAGAAGAAATAGAAAAATTAAATCCATTTATAATAGTGTTATCACCAGGACCATGCACTCCAAAGGAAGCTGGTATTTGTTTAGATATAGTAAATACTTTTAAAGGTAGAATACCAATTCTAGGAATATGTTTAGGTCATCAAGTTATAGGTGAAGCATTTGGAGGAAATATTATATGTGCCTCAGCTCCAGTTCATGGAAAAGTTCATAATATTACTCATGTAAATAAAAGTGTATTCAAAAGCTTAAAAAATCCATTAAAAGCTACAAGATATCATTCTTTGGCTATAGAAAGAGAAACATTACCAAGATGTCTGGAAGTTATCGCTGAAACAGAAGATGGAGTGATTATGGGAATTAGACATAAAGAGTTCTTAATAGTGGGAATACAATATCATCCTGAAGCTGTTTTAACAGAAATGGGTAACGAGCTTTTAAGTAATTTCTTGGCTATGGCAAAAAATATGAGAGATAAGGGGCAGGCAAAATGTTAA
- the pabB gene encoding aminodeoxychorismate synthase component I: MLIKEIVTSLASHEIFSIFKKEKYSFFLDSGIDHKKLGQYSFIGFNPYLTFKSKNKEIEIIINGKREVFYGDVFDHLENLVNTYKFDYKIDIPFISGFVGYFSYDLGNSIEELPRTAFDDINIPDCYLGLYDGIIIFDHINNKTFVSAIGIKENCEEIIERIINKIKENERNHIEHNLSVSKKNTEFECNFTKEEYIQAIEKIRSYIKAGDVYEVNLSQRFSCDLDHTPYELYVKLRNINPAPFANFIDFGDGCIVGSSPERFLKVRKGIIETRPIKGTIGRGKTQEEDNKNKEKLLNSEKDKSELLMIVDLERNDLGKISKTGTVKVSQILGIEEYATVYHLVSTVVGEIKDNYSTVECIKAMFPGGSITGAPKIRSMEIIDELEPTRRSAYTGSVGYIGLNGNVDLNIVIRSIICKNKKAYFQAGGAIVWDSNPELEYEETLCKVKALMDAIRA, translated from the coding sequence ATGTTAATAAAAGAAATAGTAACTTCATTAGCTAGTCATGAAATATTCTCCATTTTTAAAAAAGAAAAATATAGTTTCTTTCTAGATAGTGGTATAGATCACAAGAAGTTAGGGCAATATTCCTTCATAGGATTTAACCCATATCTAACATTTAAAAGTAAGAATAAGGAAATAGAAATTATAATAAATGGAAAAAGAGAAGTTTTTTATGGAGATGTATTTGATCATTTAGAGAATTTAGTAAATACATATAAATTTGATTATAAAATTGATATACCATTTATCTCAGGATTTGTAGGTTATTTTTCTTACGATTTGGGTAATTCTATAGAAGAACTACCTAGAACCGCTTTTGATGATATAAATATACCAGATTGTTATTTGGGATTATATGATGGGATTATTATTTTTGATCATATTAATAATAAGACATTTGTTTCAGCGATTGGAATTAAAGAGAATTGTGAAGAAATTATAGAGCGGATAATTAATAAAATTAAAGAAAATGAACGAAATCATATAGAACATAATTTGAGTGTAAGCAAAAAAAATACAGAATTTGAATGCAATTTTACTAAGGAAGAATATATACAAGCTATTGAAAAAATAAGAAGTTATATTAAAGCTGGGGATGTTTACGAAGTAAATTTAAGTCAAAGATTTAGTTGTGATTTAGACCATACTCCATATGAATTATATGTGAAACTAAGGAATATAAATCCAGCACCTTTTGCTAACTTTATTGATTTTGGTGATGGTTGCATCGTTGGTAGTTCACCAGAAAGGTTTCTAAAAGTTAGAAAAGGAATAATTGAAACAAGGCCCATAAAAGGTACAATAGGAAGAGGAAAAACCCAAGAAGAGGATAATAAAAACAAGGAAAAGTTATTAAATAGTGAAAAGGATAAATCAGAGCTATTAATGATTGTTGATTTAGAAAGAAATGACCTTGGGAAAATTTCAAAAACAGGAACAGTAAAAGTGTCGCAGATTCTTGGAATAGAAGAATACGCTACTGTTTATCATTTGGTTTCAACAGTGGTAGGAGAGATAAAGGATAATTACAGTACAGTTGAGTGTATTAAAGCAATGTTTCCAGGTGGCTCAATAACTGGTGCTCCTAAAATTAGATCAATGGAAATAATTGATGAGTTGGAACCGACTCGAAGGAGCGCTTATACAGGTTCAGTGGGATATATTGGACTTAACGGAAATGTAGATTTGAATATAGTAATTCGAAGTATTATTTGCAAAAATAAAAAAGCATATTTTCAAGCTGGTGGTGCAATTGTATGGGACTCTAACCCAGAGCTTGAATATGAAGAAACATTATGCAAAGTAAAAGCTTTAATGGATGCTATAAGAGCATAG
- a CDS encoding metallophosphoesterase family protein encodes MKKIKILHTSDLHFDTPFSGMKNNESIKCREELKEVFERIIKISLENHIDILLIAGDMFDNLLVNKSTLYFLKKCFESINKVRVFISPGNHDPYNEKSFYSMIEWPENVYIFKGNIEKIVLEDLQTIVWGAAFTKTYINESLIKGANGIEGYNNIMVIHGELCSSKEKNEYNPITEDDIARSDMDYIALGHRHKYVGVNKALNTYYAYSGCPQGRGFDELGDKGVLLLELCNGYCDYKFIKTSIRNYYEKEINIEEYFGYNQVKNKILSFIDKEDIKFNSYKVILTGEISEEFNLREDILEELIRKDSYDIKLVDKTEIKIDIDELLNGYSIKSLFARKIYEEIEKSETEEEKEILKLALKKGLQSLTGEEVRDYIN; translated from the coding sequence ATGAAAAAAATAAAAATTTTGCATACATCTGATTTACATTTTGATACTCCATTTAGTGGAATGAAAAATAATGAATCCATTAAATGTAGAGAAGAACTTAAAGAAGTTTTTGAAAGAATAATAAAAATTTCACTAGAAAATCATATTGACATATTATTAATTGCAGGAGATATGTTCGATAATTTATTGGTAAATAAGAGTACATTGTATTTTTTAAAAAAATGCTTTGAAAGTATAAATAAAGTGAGAGTATTTATAAGTCCAGGAAATCACGATCCCTATAATGAAAAATCTTTTTATAGTATGATTGAGTGGCCTGAAAATGTTTATATATTTAAGGGAAACATTGAAAAAATAGTTTTAGAGGATTTACAAACTATTGTATGGGGAGCTGCTTTTACTAAAACTTATATTAATGAATCATTAATAAAAGGTGCAAATGGAATTGAAGGATATAACAATATAATGGTTATTCATGGTGAATTATGTTCATCAAAAGAAAAAAATGAATATAACCCAATTACAGAAGATGATATTGCTAGAAGTGATATGGATTATATAGCTTTAGGTCATAGACATAAGTATGTTGGTGTTAATAAAGCTTTAAATACTTATTATGCTTATAGTGGATGTCCACAAGGTAGAGGATTTGATGAATTAGGTGATAAAGGAGTTCTATTATTAGAGTTATGTAATGGGTATTGTGATTATAAATTTATAAAAACTTCAATTAGAAATTATTATGAAAAAGAAATAAATATAGAAGAGTATTTTGGATATAATCAAGTTAAAAATAAAATTTTAAGTTTTATAGATAAAGAAGATATAAAATTTAATTCGTATAAAGTAATATTAACTGGTGAAATAAGTGAAGAGTTTAATTTAAGAGAAGATATATTAGAAGAACTTATAAGAAAAGATAGCTATGATATAAAATTAGTAGATAAAACAGAAATAAAAATAGATATTGATGAGCTGTTAAATGGGTATTCAATAAAAAGTTTATTTGCAAGAAAAATATATGAAGAGATAGAAAAATCAGAAACTGAAGAAGAAAAAGAAATATTAAAATTAGCATTAAAAAAGGGGCTTCAAAGTTTAACTGGTGAAGAGGTGAGAGATTATATTAATTAA
- a CDS encoding AAA family ATPase, with amino-acid sequence MNFNNKFNLIYGENEKGKSTIENFIKIWLYGFEKNRGKNSGRKKFTPLTGEKISGELVVEHNKAIYVIRRSFGLTKKEDTCEIFDEVTGEKINILNNNEPGKYFFNINSSTFLKTLFIKQLGVVVNKDKEEDIMERITNTYNLGEENISFKKAIEVLEKEKKRIKTVRKSGELDLLMEKRDKLKEELWEGYNLSKENIENEEKLLRRKDDKEDIIKKLDSLELYKKYLKKIICKKII; translated from the coding sequence ATAAATTTTAATAATAAATTTAATTTGATATACGGTGAAAATGAAAAAGGTAAGAGTACAATAGAAAATTTTATAAAAATATGGCTTTATGGTTTTGAAAAAAATCGTGGTAAAAATAGTGGAAGAAAAAAGTTCACACCATTAACAGGAGAAAAAATATCTGGAGAATTAGTGGTTGAACATAATAAGGCAATATATGTTATAAGAAGAAGTTTTGGACTAACTAAAAAAGAAGATACATGTGAAATTTTTGATGAAGTAACAGGAGAAAAAATAAATATATTAAATAATAATGAGCCAGGAAAATATTTTTTTAATATAAATTCTTCAACGTTTTTAAAAACTTTATTTATAAAACAATTAGGGGTAGTTGTAAATAAAGATAAAGAAGAAGATATAATGGAAAGAATAACTAATACTTATAATTTAGGTGAAGAAAATATATCTTTTAAAAAAGCTATAGAAGTATTAGAAAAAGAAAAGAAAAGAATAAAAACAGTTAGAAAATCTGGTGAGTTAGATTTACTTATGGAAAAGAGAGATAAACTTAAAGAAGAATTATGGGAGGGTTATAATCTTTCAAAAGAAAATATAGAAAATGAGGAAAAGCTATTAAGGAGGAAAGATGATAAGGAAGACATAATAAAAAAATTAGATAGTTTAGAATTATATAAAAAGTATTTAAAAAAAATAATTTGCAAAAAGATTATTTAG